In Gossypium raimondii isolate GPD5lz chromosome 12, ASM2569854v1, whole genome shotgun sequence, a single window of DNA contains:
- the LOC105762216 gene encoding uncharacterized protein LOC105762216, whose product MKISHERGKAVEVYNNIDIFHDYNRTSSNVLCKEHPQLSSAGVCAYCLRDRLINLVCSDCGVQRFSSCSCAGRGGEAAGIGRVSFLIENENKEQVPNAKPRRSTSAGNKSEEIFLIKRSNSGCAEIKKKNGFWGIGRLFGKKRDKDCNDCAKSEGGVDEKSDLLVVDCTGVSRSRSLCSFRGGGFFGSEDRGDLTKFSGARSSISAARSSGFNGGLGFDAERKSGLSELGEPRKSGSDSAAGFKATRKAGGGGFMEVDGGANRRVQRYFNGGDDDSGFIDLKFGFQAETKGALSAFGSMRNGCSIENASSCQITVAEREIKQSRKSFKGWRWIFKSPEK is encoded by the coding sequence ATGAAGATAAGCCATGAAAGAGGGAAAGCAGTGGAAGTGTACAACAACATTGATATTTTCCATGATTATAATAGAACTTCATCGAATGTTCTATGTAAGGAACATCCGCAACTATCTTCAGCTGGTGTATGTGCTTATTGTCTCAGAGATCGTTTGATCAATTTGGTTTGCTCAGATTGTGGTGTTCAGCGTTTCTCGTCTTGTTCATGCGCTGGTCGCGGCGGTGAGGCAGCCGGCATTGGGCGTGTCTCGTTCTTGATTGAGAATGAAAACAAGGAGCAAGTTCCGAATGCCAAGCCTAGAAGGAGTACTAGTGCTGGAAACAAATCAGAAGAGATCTTCTTAATCAAGAGAAGCAATAGTGGCTGCGCTGAGATCAAGAAAAAGAATGGGTTTTGGGGGATTGGAAGATTGTTCGGGAAAAAAAGAGACAAAGATTGTAATGATTGTGCTAAGAGTGAAGGTGGAGTTGATGAGAAAAGCGATTTGTTGGTCGTTGATTGCACTGGCGTATCAAGGTCAAGGTCTCTTTGTAGTTTCAGGGGTGGTGGGTTTTTTGGATCGGAAGATAGAGGCGATTTGACGAAATTTTCAGGTGCTAGGAGCTCCATTTCAGCTGCTCGGAGTTCTGGTTTCAATGGCGGTTTGGGTTTCGATGCTGAAAGGAAAAGTGGGCTTAGTGAATTAGGAGAACCGAGGAAAAGCGGTTCTGATAGTGCAGCAGGTTTTAAAGCTACGAGAAAAGCTGGTGGTGGGGGTTTCATGGAAGTTGATGGTGGTGCAAACAGGCGGGTGCAAAGGTATTTTAATGGTGGGGATGATGATTCAGGCTTCATTGActtaaaatttggttttcaaGCAGAGACTAAGGGTGCTTTGTCAGCTTTTGGCAGCATGAGAAATGGTTGCTCCATTGAAAATGCAAGTTCATGTCAGATAACAGTGGCTGAAAGAGAGATCAAACAAAGCAGAAAAAGTTTCAAGGGATGGCGATGGATTTTCAAATCAccagaaaaatga